ATGGTTTCACCAATACTGTCCATCTATGGTGGTTGCAAGGTCGGttaatccaagggtggagaggcatGGAGCACACGGATCGCTGATGTGGCACCCCCTCTCCTTCCTCTATAAATAGAGGCTGCCTCCACCCTTGAGAAGCATCCCCATGATCCCAAGAGGACAAGAAGGTCCCAAGATCCCTAGGATCCATAAGTAGAAAGagtagtagtagttagtctagagtgggagttagagtcgagtcgagcgaagctcgaggTCTCCGGAGTTGTCTtctagagagtctggtataattcttgtaccttttctcttttgtaagactttccttttattaatatattattctttctTTACTTTATTTAGTGTTTACTTAAgtatttacttagtgcaagtctataGTTGCTATAGTCTTGTTGTGTACTTGTCTTAGTACTGTAATTGTCTTCGTTGGAGTGGTTTCCTGTACCAACTCCTTGTGTTtgtatcatcgtcctatcttgcatAGGAGCTTTAGCTATCTACGCGTTAGCTAGAGTTGTGAGAGTTAgtgtaagcatgatgcttagactAAGGCTCACTATTGGTTTGAACGGACAGTAGGAGCGTACTGGCGGTCTTGCTCGACATTAGGatttctcctcacgtacaaactAGTTCTTTAAAAGGCAGGGCGCCCATTAGAGTATAGTCGCTTTAGTAGGAGTTATGTCTCCTATTTTCTCAGCTATCCTCCTGACACAAGTTGTAGGAGTCAGTCTAGCTAAGTTAGTTATCTATTAGGATTAAGTCCACAGGAgtaaagttagatacatagaagtcctatactcactcgttgtcctcccacctagctaacactGTACTAGTTGTCCTTAGATTAGACTCTTTACTACCTTACTTACCTGCCCTTCCTATCATTCACTTACCCTCCCCCCttcttcactagttgatactagattaaAGTAGACATAAGGATCTCTCTTCCCTTTTATTAAATATTCCTAGCACTGCTTTCTCTTGggggataaaataaataataataccttggaatactcatcctcagtgaagtgctacatcggtataTTCTGTGCGCTTACGAAATAATCCAATAGACATAAAAAGTACCCATACAGGTATTTctggtattttttttattaaacatgatatatgtatatttttatgaaagaattttttaagacaaatctattgatataattttcacatttacaaactcaataacttaaaagttatcgatgatttatattctccaTGTTTAACTCAAACCTTGTTCAAAACAACATCTAAGTCCTATTCGGAGGAAGTATTGAGCGTGGGTGTTTCGTCTAAGTTTTATTTCATTATAATGACATGATAGTTTCGGAAACAACACCATAAAACTCAGCACTAAGACCAGCCTAAAGCTATAGAGGCTACACGGCCAGGGTTGTTTTAATATACACGGACCCCACTTATGTTAACAGGAGCCATTCTGGTGTTAATATGCATTAAGTCTACTGTACCCACCAATTATATTAGCTGATGAAATATGTTTAATCCTATACAAATGTCTGAGCATTTAGCCAGTGAAACTGTAAATAAAAAGTCTAAAAGGAATATAGGGGACAAACTAatcttatataaaaaaaattgagGTTAAATTATGCTAGCAGAACAGTTTTTCAGTAGCAGAGCAATCCAAACCACACAACAGAACAATTAATTTTCCCTACTTGAATAATGAAAACATACCACGAAACAATGCATTTCGCCATTTTTCATACCGGAACAATAAACATATACCACCGCTTAATGAATTTTCCTTGaatgaaaaatataaaattatatCACAAAACAATGGATTTTCCTACTGCAAATCAAAATATATCATACAATAGCAAATTTCCATCATGGAACAATACAAAAGAACACAGGAAACAGTAGATGTTCCTACTACAAGAACAACAAAAAAACTACTAGGGACTAATATATCCACTTAATCAGATTAAAAACACATAGTGCTAACTGCTAACTAACTTGGAAGATCCCCTTGTCATATTCAAGTAAAAGCCTCCAATTTCATTTTTCTCGAGTAGCGCCCCCTTTGCCATGAACATGTTACATTTGTTTATCACTGAACTAAAAAAAATCACTAAAAGTGAACATTATTTTTATTCTGCATGTGACATACTTATTAATAAAACCAATGCTCACATGTTATTACCCCAAACCAGGCTATGGCTAACAGCTAGCACTAATACTTCATCAGCACCAAACCAAGTACTCAGTCTTTATCCTTTCATTCAATGCAGCAGTTCTTTGCCAAATAACCCAACAATGGCTCGTCCAGGGCACTCTTGCTTCACCAGAGATTCCCCAACCAAAACCTACAGCAACAACAGGCACACTTCAATTAGCTTCAGTTCATATCGCACACAAGGACTTGTAAACTGAGAAAACATCACGAACAAGGCATTTCATCCTTCCATAAATGTATCGCTATCTACATAGTTAAGCATTTGAGTTCAAGCAGGTTGTGTGTATTCCAACAAAAACAGAAGTGAATTAAAGATAAACTGAGAAATGTGTAAACAGTACAGAAAGAGAAGAGAAGGCGAAACAATACTAATTGGTCCAGAAGATGTTACCCAAAAGGTTTCTAAAGTCACGTGGGACAGAATCTAAATTGACAAGGAACCAAGGGAACTTACAGCAGAAACACCAGCATTCTGAACATAAGCAACATCATCCGGAGTAAACAAACCTGATTCACCAACAACCTTAAAAGTACAAAGGGAAAAGAGAAATAATCAGCAAGGCCCAGATTATGACACCAAATAGTCATAGGGTCTGTTTGTGTGAGCTGCAGGCCAACACTCTCACGGTGTAACTGGTCAGCAAACACGCCAAAGAAGCGGTTGGCTGAGCCAGCCCGGGTTCGAGTCATGGCACCATCTTCTTAAGACGAAAATCAGGGAGGCGTCTCTCTCCCTggtcgagttttttttttttttgtgagctGCAGTTTTTGGTCTTTTAGCTCAAAAGTTGGCTTCCTGGCTTTTGCTATTGGCTTTTGTAATAATATTTTAGTTTCTGACCACATCAAAAGGCAGCTTCAGAAGCAAAGCTTTCTAGCTTTTTTAAAAGCCAGCTCAACAAGTGGGCTGCTTGTAGCTACCAGAAGCCAGCAAAAAAACTGAAACAAACAGGTCCTTATTACAGAAACGAAGGAATTAATAGCAATTTAGAAAAATGACCTAACAATATGCAATACACTACAACTGTAATACCAAATATAAGTTGACATATCTGCTTAAAATAAATTGTCTGGTTCAGTTCATAATCTCCTTCCTGTTTCCTTTCAGCTGTAACGAAACTTATTTTCACATATGTTCATACAGTAATTGGAGTAATATGTTCAACAAATTGGAAAACATGTCATTGCACTGCCTTTTCACATTTCTAAATAAGCTCGTGAGGAAGAAGGCTCATATGTATGGGCTCAGGATTGTGAATTCGTGATAGGATAAAGTGGGAGGGGTAGTTCAGTCATTTCCCATATGCTGAACAGTGACAAGAGATATTTAGAAATAGAAAGAGAGAGGAAATGTCAAAAATCCCTCGAATTAAAACAATTCGTGTGCATAGGGTTAAATATTGAAAGACTTGCGAATTGGATGTCAAATACTGAGAGGCTTGCGAACTTGGGTTAAATATTGAAATTTCTCCATCTTAAAAACTGGATATTTACCATGGTTTCCTATTTGTCTGTAGAGAATACCACACCTATTTAGcattcaaatatgcaaattcctATTTGTGTTCTATGTGAAGGGCAGGCCTGGTGCAGTGGTGAGAGCTGTCTCACTGAGCCTCTCCGCAGATtttgcgggggggggggggaaggcTTGCCTCAGTTTTTCCCTTCCCCAGACCCCACTCATGTGGGAGCCTCCAGCACTGGGTCAGCCCCCTTTGCCCTATTTGTGTTCTATGTGTCTGAGCCAACAGAGTGTACACACTAGGAACTAGAGCctgacaagattaattaatgaaTCAAATATACACCCAAGACAATGAATCAATGATATTACCAAAATTCCCTTCTCCCTGATGCTATCGCCATGCTTCTCAAGCAACATCTTGGTGTTCGAAGTATCAACAACAAATGTCTCTGCAGTGTAAATAATTTTCAGAAAACAAAACAATATAAGCATTCATCAGAAAAAAGGtccagagaaaaaaaaagtgggACGCATTAGTACTCCGTGAAATAGAAACATTCAAACTTAAGATGACAAGATGTCTTCTACAGAAAAAAAATAACACCACAAGAATGTCATACCAAGGCTTCGATTATTGATACCAATAAGCTTAACTCCATTTATATTCAGCACACGCTCCATCTCTCTTTCATCATGAACCTAAAATATAAATCCCACCAGAATATCAAAATTAAGCTTAGCTTATTGCAGACTATTTGAGTTTATCACAGTTATGTCTTCTACTCCCtccgttttaaattataagtcattttggcTTTCCTAggtacatagcttttgctaaGCACCTAGATATAcgctatgtctagatacatagcaagctatgtacctagaaaagccaaaacgacttataatttggaaggaGGGAGTATTCAGAAAAAATATTATGAGACCAGCATACAGATCAGCAGGGAATTGCACGTTACTCCACACTTCCCATACGAAGACGCACATGAGAAAATTCATAACATTTCTTTTGTCAAACTACTTGTTGAGTATTTGAAATAAAATGCACACAGAATGATGATTAGAGAATAAGTCTTTAACATGATATAGAAGCATAAGCAAACTACTATGGTTCATTCCATCATGTGaagtaaactatgcaatttTACTAGAAAGGAGAATGTTAAATTTTTTCATCGTGCAAAGTAAACTACTATTGTTCATTCTGCCGTCCAACACTGGAAAAGTCAATGTTCAAACTAATCCAGTTTCTAAGTAATGAGTGGGTACAACAAAATGAATTGCATAACATGTCGAACCTCAATAAGAGCTGTCATTCCCAACTCTTCGCAAATCTGAAGAAAATTCCTTATGTCAATGTCTGGTAGTACAGCAGCAATTAGTAGAATTGCATCAGCACCCTTAGAGCGAGCATTATAGATTTGCCACTTATCAATGACAAACTCTTTGCAGAGAAGGGGACACTGTATTCACAAAAGAAAATTTTACATCTTGAGAACTATTGGAAACTCATAGTCaccctcaaaaaaaaataacACTTAAATGCATCAGTACCTTCACTCCTGAGGTGCGCACCTTCTCAAGATTCTCAAAGCTTCCCTGTACAATGGAAGCAAATTGAGTGAAGCCAGGTAAGCATGACATCTATGATCCCCACAGTCAACCAATTAAATCAATCGAAATATACCTGAAAGTACTTCTCATCCGTCAAAATGCTCAAACATGCAGCTCCATTCTTTTCATAAGCTTGAGCAATTTCAACCTGCAACAGAAAATTACATATTAGTTACATAACCAACCACTGAAACTGACTCTAGGTTTCACAGCCAATTAGCCCAGAACATACAGGATTAAAGTTCTCCCTGAGCACACCCCTACTCGGGGATGCTTTCTTGACCTCAGCAATTAATGCAGGCACCCCATTACGCTTGTAGGCAGCTTCTAAAGCGCCATAGAAGTCTCTTGAAGGAGGGGCTTTCCTTGCAGCCTGAGTCACCTCCTCAATAGGCTTCTTAGCATGCCCCTGTGCAAGACCAGCACAATCTGTTAAACATCATGACCATTACGTAAGAGTATGCAGGTCAACCATATGAAAATAGCTTAATTAGTTTTTTCATGAAATATACTTTAACAATGCAAAGTTTAATGCATTGGTGACACATTTTTATAAAGACATAATCAAAGATTTAGATTGCAGAATGTGATCAAAATCAATAGACCTATCTTTAGTGAGAGGAAGTATACAGAACGGAATCACCTAACACAGGGAACAAAACAGtgcaagcatagcatcaccttTGATTCAAATTACAAAGATTATATAATAGCCCTCGCAAGGGAAAGGGATCAAGCATCTATTTGTTGCAGAGAACTGTAGTCAACAATATGAATAAAGTGCGAAGAACTTTCTTCTGGCAAGGACATACAAACTACAAAGAGAAAATACCACCTGGTAAAGTGAACTAGAATCTATAAAAacaaagaagaagggtggattgGGTATTAAAGACATGAGAAAATTGAATATTAATCTGCTATGTAAGTGGTAGTGCAAACTTGAACAAGAGGATGGAATTTGGCAGGAAATTCTTAAGGCCAAGTACATTTAGGAACAATCAATAAAAACATCTATGTTCAAGGACtctggaaatgggaagaaaacATCTACCTTTTTGTGTCAAATTCCATACTCTGTTTCAACTATGTGAGCAATAAGATATAATGGTCACCAAATGAATGGAACTCAATTTACAGCTTTCAATTAGGAGATAGCTCTATACTGAGCTACAAGAACAATGGAACCAAATATGTTTTGATACATCAAAATTTCCACTTCCAAGATGAGGATGATTTAATCTACTGGAAACTGGAAAAGAACAAGAAATTCTCTGCTAAACCTCTCTACACTGACTATCAATGATGCAGGGCCATCATTAAAACACATTTGGAAAGGAAAATCCATCCCAAAATTATAATCTTTATGTGGTTGATCGAAAATAACGCAGTTCTCAATAAAGATAAAATGCTTAGAAGGAATTAGATTCGAAATCCTAACTGCTACTTCTGTGTGCAGGATGAAAATATCCCCCACATTTTCTTCCTTTTCCCTGTAGCAAAGTGGTTTGGTGGAGCATTGGTGCTAACGACAGGCCAAAATGCTTGGCTCAATCCTGGAAAAGTGGACATAGAAATGACTACTGAATGGTAATCAACTCCATACTTTTGGGGTTGCAGCCATTTGTTGGGCGATCAAGACAACTTGAAACAAAGCTTGTTTTGAAAGGAAGTTAGTGAAAAGCCCTGCAGAAGTAATATGTTATGCTTGTTCTCTTATACGATATTGGACAGGTCTATACCCAAAGGATATGCATGAGATGATGGTCATGCTGCAAGTACCTACAAGACTTGTTCGAGTTGCTGAAGGCCCCCTAGTTACTACGACAATCCTACAGCTGGAAGATATCCAGGAAGGCAAAGAAGGCAATAACTGATGGCAACTACTGAACCACAAAAGTCCAACACGTGCACGGAATTGCAACTGCATACCTGAGCTACTTCAATCTCCTTGTCCCAAACGATCTTCTCTAGGATGTTGCGAGGGGCTCCCAGCTCCTCCTCTATCTGCTTCAAGGAGGCAGTGGGGCGGAAGTGCCTGCGGATGCgaatcccctgtctagctgctATGTCATTGAATGACAAGCCATTCTCCCATTGGACCAGCTCCTTTGCGTTCAGCATATCGTCCTGTGCCAGAACCTCAAGAATCGAGTCCTAAATAAACCAAAAAAGAAAGTATCAAACAAGTGAAGCGCACCAATGAAGCACATTAACTCAGCATTTATGCGCAAGAATTTTACTGATAAAATAACAAATCGGCATTCCATACACGGGGCAGGCGAAATGGGTGGAAAGATTGTGTATTGAGTTGGTGATTACTAGCGAAACCCAAAATCGTACCAACAAAACAGGAAACCTCCACATCATATCCGCAACATCAGAGTGGAGAGGCCAAACAAACCCACAGGAAGAGAATGCGGCAGGGCGTACCATGGGGCCGGCACGGAGCGGGCGGGAGGGGCGGGCGCCGCTGCCGGCGAGGGTGGCGACGCGCGAGGGCCTTGGGGAAGCGCCC
This window of the Sorghum bicolor cultivar BTx623 chromosome 7, Sorghum_bicolor_NCBIv3, whole genome shotgun sequence genome carries:
- the LOC8073231 gene encoding indole-3-glycerol phosphate synthase, chloroplastic; translation: MESLLASRSIRSSFSAIAASTRGASPRPSRVATLAGSGARPSRPLRAGPMDSILEVLAQDDMLNAKELVQWENGLSFNDIAARQGIRIRRHFRPTASLKQIEEELGAPRNILEKIVWDKEIEVAQGHAKKPIEEVTQAARKAPPSRDFYGALEAAYKRNGVPALIAEVKKASPSRGVLRENFNPVEIAQAYEKNGAACLSILTDEKYFQGSFENLEKVRTSGVKCPLLCKEFVIDKWQIYNARSKGADAILLIAAVLPDIDIRNFLQICEELGMTALIEVHDEREMERVLNINGVKLIGINNRSLETFVVDTSNTKMLLEKHGDSIREKGILVVGESGLFTPDDVAYVQNAGVSAVLVGESLVKQECPGRAIVGLFGKELLH